The proteins below are encoded in one region of Scyliorhinus torazame isolate Kashiwa2021f chromosome 8, sScyTor2.1, whole genome shotgun sequence:
- the LOC140428890 gene encoding ribonuclease H-like, whose protein sequence is MEEAGLAEEQPLQNADLILFTDGSSFIDKGVRKPGWAVTSLYKVMAEGSLPQGTSAQQAELKALTEACQMAKDQSANIYLDSRHGFGVAYDFGYFWKKRGYLTTAGTPIRNGKEVQDLLEAMALPKELSILKCKAHTQEETMEAKGNGFADQAAKKAAPLSGILQHHQETSTN, encoded by the coding sequence ATGGAAGAGGCAGGCCTGGCAGAAGAACAACCACTACAGAATGCAGATTTGATTCTATTTACAGATGGTTCCTCCTTTATTGATAAAGGTGTCAGAAAACCTGGATGGGCAGTCACAAGCCTCTATAAAGTAATGGCGGAAGGAAGTTTGCCCCAAGGAACATCAGCTCAACAGGCCGAATTGAAAGCTCTAACAGAAGCATGTCAGATGGCAAAAGATCAATCAGCAAACATCTATTTGGACTCCAGACACGGTTTTGGAGTAGCCTATGATTTTGGTTATTTCTGGAAGAAAAGAGGATACCTTACCACAGCAGGGACACCTATACGAAATGGGAAAGAAGTACAAGACCTTCTGGAAGCAATGGCTTTACCAAAAGAACTATCTATTCTCAAATGTAAGGCTCATACTCAAGAAGAGACGATGGAAGCTAAAGGAAATGGTTTTGCAGATCAAGCAGCAAAGAAAGCTGCCCCTCTAAGTGGCATCCTTCAGCACCACCAAGAAACATCTACAAATTAG